The DNA sequence CGGTTTTGCGTTAAAGCTGCGTTTGCTTGCATAAATGTGCGGAGGAGTAAGCGGTATAATGCAGCCTTCCTGCGGTTTTACTTCGATAGTGCGTGCTTGGCCGTTGATTTCGCGAACATTCCCGAAAAATGATCCAGGCCATAATTTACCCCAGCCATATGCAAAACGTTCACCGATTACGGGATTAGCTTTGATTCTGATAGTGTTATTCTGCCAAAATTCTTTCTTGACCTCCCTGACCCATTCGACAGTGAAATCAATTCGCGATTTATTATCGTTGTTGACTATGAGATTTTGCCAGCCGTCTTGGTCGCCGTACCAGTGATAGCTGTGATATTTTGTGTCGCCCTTGTTGTATTCAGTATCGAAAAGCGCGCGGAAACTGGGATTTGAAATACTGCATAAATTCTGAAGTGTCCAGCTTTGAG is a window from the Synergistaceae bacterium genome containing:
- a CDS encoding leukocidin family pore-forming toxin — encoded protein: MRATLTTEPGFKFDEIVRNYDKGDPPIYTQYNAGFTHYIINSAYIEGVKSDDMSKVLLIANLPRDSIPKNTTLTQSMGWTAGDKVGVSLSGTGSSINADISNSVSHNESISYVTQSWTLQNLCSISNPSFRALFDTEYNKGDTKYHSYHWYGDQDGWQNLIVNNDNKSRIDFTVEWVREVKKEFWQNNTIRIKANPVIGERFAYGWGKLWPGSFFGNVREINGQARTIEVKPQEGCIIPLTPPHIYASKRSFNAKPAGETLSFN